The genomic region GCGGTCCCGCCGCACGTCACCGTCGTCCCGCCCGTGCAGGTCGCCGCCGACGAGGTCGACGACGTCGTGGCCCACGTGCGCCGGGTGGCCGCCGGCGTCGAGCCGTTCGTCGTCACCCTGCTCGGCACCGGCACGTTCCGCCCGGTCTCCGACGTGGTCTTCGTCCAGGTGGTCGACGGCGCGCGGGCGTGCGACGCGCTGCAGGAGAAGGTCCGGACCGGGCCGCTCGAGCGCCGCCTCGGCTTCCCGTACCACCCGCACGTGACGGTCGCCCACGACGTCCCGGCCGCGGCGCTGGACGCCGTGCAGGGCCAGCTCGCCGACTTCCGCGCCGCGTTCGACGTGGCGGAGGTCGCCGTGTACCGCTGCGGCGAGGACGGGGTGTGGCGCGTGCTCGACCGGGCCCCGCTGGGCGGCGCGGCCGCCGACGGGGCGGCCTGAGGTGGCCGGTGTCGGCAGCCTGCTCGGCAGGCTCTTCCGCAGCCGGGGCTGGCGGGCCAACGCCCGCGTGGGCCAGGAGCGCGGCAACATCCTCGCGGCCGGCATCGCCTTCTACGGCGTCTTCAGCCTGTTCCCGCTGCTCGTCCTCGGCCTGGCCGCCGCCGGTGCCGTCGTCGGCGGCAACCAGCAGCTGCAGGACCAGATCGTCGCCTTCGCCGCCCAGGCGCTGCCCGGGGTGATCGGCGAGGGCGGGGACGCCCTGGTGAGCGCCGACGACCTGCTGGAGCGGGCGACGAGCACGACGGTGCTCGGCTGGTCGGCGGTCCTCGGTGTCGGCG from Aquipuribacter hungaricus harbors:
- a CDS encoding 2'-5' RNA ligase family protein — protein: MTTSWDRPSRGPAPAGQEGTVTLGVAVAVPEPFAGALRDGRASTGDPAAAAVPPHVTVVPPVQVAADEVDDVVAHVRRVAAGVEPFVVTLLGTGTFRPVSDVVFVQVVDGARACDALQEKVRTGPLERRLGFPYHPHVTVAHDVPAAALDAVQGQLADFRAAFDVAEVAVYRCGEDGVWRVLDRAPLGGAAADGAA